The following proteins are encoded in a genomic region of Acidobacteriota bacterium:
- the dprA gene encoding DNA-processing protein DprA, whose translation MTEITRKETGLPGGSESADFLTGVPPVGTELPHPAVVLLNLLVIHQVPGVGRRRVLELVDQSPGMLSDPVGAAFWNHLERRLKLSVPHPERQGMVRKAETTLEGAGKGDFGVLHLFGPAYPPLLKELYDPPLVLFHRGDAGLLTRPCIAVVGARKSTDYGVAVAQDLSLRLAKAGLVVVSGMALGADSSAHVGALKAGGKTVAVLGSGVDVPYPRQAAAIYRRICGEGCVVSEFPPGTWAAPQNFPIRNRLISGLCLGTVIVEATERSGSLITARLALEQGRELFAVPGPVHSPLSVGPNYLIKQGAKLVQVWQDVVEELPAGVRDKLAYRPCTLPGEALPEATLSGGVTNHPLTSEEKRVYNLLFFDRKVHLETLLEQAGFSAGALAGILLKLQFDGLILEVPGQYFIRNVRNN comes from the coding sequence ATGACGGAGATCACGCGGAAGGAGACGGGCCTGCCGGGCGGAAGCGAAAGCGCTGACTTCCTGACGGGTGTTCCCCCGGTTGGCACGGAATTGCCGCACCCCGCGGTGGTTCTCCTGAACCTTCTCGTGATCCACCAGGTCCCCGGGGTAGGGCGCCGGCGCGTCCTGGAACTGGTGGACCAGTCGCCGGGAATGCTGTCGGACCCGGTGGGCGCCGCGTTCTGGAACCACCTGGAGCGGAGGCTCAAGCTTTCCGTGCCCCACCCCGAGCGGCAGGGCATGGTGCGCAAGGCGGAGACAACGCTGGAGGGCGCCGGGAAAGGGGATTTCGGGGTCCTCCACCTCTTCGGCCCCGCTTACCCGCCCCTCCTCAAGGAACTCTACGACCCACCCCTGGTCCTGTTCCACCGGGGCGACGCGGGCCTGCTGACCCGGCCGTGCATCGCCGTCGTCGGGGCCCGCAAGAGCACCGACTACGGCGTGGCGGTGGCGCAGGATCTGTCGCTCCGCCTGGCGAAGGCCGGGCTGGTGGTGGTCTCGGGGATGGCCCTGGGGGCCGACTCCTCGGCCCACGTGGGCGCCCTGAAAGCGGGTGGGAAGACCGTCGCCGTCCTGGGGTCGGGGGTCGACGTCCCCTATCCCCGGCAGGCCGCCGCCATCTACCGGCGGATCTGCGGCGAGGGCTGCGTGGTCAGCGAGTTCCCCCCGGGGACCTGGGCGGCCCCGCAGAACTTCCCCATCCGCAACCGGCTCATCAGCGGGTTGTGCCTGGGCACGGTCATCGTGGAGGCCACGGAGCGGAGCGGGTCCCTGATCACCGCCCGGTTGGCCCTCGAGCAGGGGCGGGAACTCTTCGCCGTGCCGGGGCCGGTCCACTCGCCCCTCAGCGTGGGCCCCAACTACTTGATCAAACAGGGCGCCAAACTGGTCCAGGTCTGGCAGGACGTGGTGGAGGAACTCCCCGCCGGCGTCCGCGACAAATTGGCCTACCGGCCCTGCACGCTGCCCGGGGAAGCCCTTCCGGAAGCGACGTTGTCGGGGGGGGTGACAAATCACCCTTTGACATCGGAAGAGAAAAGAGTGTATAACCTGCTCTTTTTCGACCGGAAGGTCCACCTGGAAACCCTCCTGGAACAGGCGGGCTTCTCGGCCGGGGCCCTTGCGGGCATACTGCTCAAGCTGCAGTTCGACGGCCTCATCCTCGAGGTCCCGGGTCAGTACTTCATTCGGAACGTAAGGAACAACTGA
- a CDS encoding PilZ domain-containing protein, with amino-acid sequence MDEKMLTYHAAIGHLDRIVMEIQSGSLHMADMRQRAEDLAKIARFLKSHFEQQRASIQMAAFNLVSPSGTSAAHLPGAASLSRRQAAEDGEKRRHRRVGLILSVEMTIEGYNISGRITDLSEGGFFVDTLTIFGVGTPVEFSFSVDGQKVEGKGIVRASVEQFGMGVEIVEIPDADLDHLSDYLKKQE; translated from the coding sequence ATGGACGAAAAAATGTTGACCTACCACGCGGCGATCGGCCACCTGGACCGCATTGTCATGGAGATCCAGTCCGGCTCCCTTCACATGGCGGACATGCGGCAGCGGGCGGAGGACCTCGCGAAAATCGCCCGCTTTCTCAAGAGCCACTTCGAACAGCAGCGCGCGTCGATCCAGATGGCCGCGTTCAACCTCGTCTCCCCGAGCGGGACCTCGGCGGCCCACCTTCCCGGGGCGGCCTCCCTCTCCCGTCGCCAGGCGGCGGAGGACGGCGAAAAGCGGCGGCACCGGCGCGTGGGGCTCATCCTCAGCGTGGAGATGACCATCGAGGGGTACAACATCAGCGGGCGCATCACCGACCTCAGCGAGGGCGGCTTCTTCGTGGACACCCTCACCATCTTCGGCGTGGGGACGCCGGTGGAGTTCTCCTTCTCCGTGGACGGCCAGAAGGTCGAGGGCAAGGGGATCGTCCGCGCCTCCGTCGAACAGTTCGGGATGGGGGTCGAAATCGTGGAAATCCCGGATGCGGACCTCGATCACCTGAGTGATTACCTCAAGAAACAGGAGTAG
- a CDS encoding MBOAT family protein, producing the protein MPSVDLQRVFGHFLYDPKEPMIFNSGFFLFLFLLFLIVYQFFYNPDKKRAVYITLFSLYFLYKSSGFYFLLLIATSVIDFLAARWMARIPDIRKRRPLLVLSLVSNLGILGYFKYTNLFIQTFNDICHSSFPLLDIFLPVGISFYTFQSLSYTLDVYWDKLEPVDSYLDFCFCVSFFPHLVAGPIIRASFIIPQVYRRISITREAMGRGVFLILCGLFKKAVIADFISVNFVDRVFSSPLQFSGIENLAAVYGYAVQIYCDFSGYSDIAIGLALLVGFTLPVNFDAPYQSATITEFWRRWHISLSSWLKDYLYVPLGGNRCGKVRTYVNLMLTMLLGGLWHGAGWSFVFWGGLHGVALALDKMLGLPQWFARSAWRRVLGVVVTFHFVCLTWIFFRSASFEGAMAMIRQIGWGFHAEILPSLVSGYPAVFGLIGLGLLLHYLPRSAEHLLERGVTRVGLVPQAALMAGMIWLIMQVKSSDIQPFIYFQF; encoded by the coding sequence ATGCCGTCCGTTGATCTCCAGAGGGTTTTCGGGCACTTCCTCTACGACCCGAAGGAGCCCATGATCTTCAACAGCGGGTTTTTCCTCTTCCTGTTCCTCCTCTTCCTCATCGTCTACCAGTTCTTCTACAACCCCGACAAGAAGCGCGCCGTCTACATCACGCTCTTCTCCCTCTACTTCCTGTACAAGTCGAGCGGCTTCTACTTCCTGCTCCTGATCGCCACGTCGGTGATCGACTTCCTCGCGGCCCGCTGGATGGCCCGGATCCCCGACATCCGAAAGCGCCGCCCGCTGCTGGTCCTGAGCCTGGTCTCCAACCTCGGCATCCTCGGGTACTTCAAGTACACCAACCTCTTCATCCAGACCTTCAACGACATCTGCCACTCCTCCTTCCCCCTGCTGGACATCTTTCTCCCCGTGGGGATCTCCTTCTACACCTTCCAGTCGCTCTCCTACACCCTGGACGTCTACTGGGACAAGCTCGAGCCGGTGGACAGCTACCTGGACTTCTGCTTCTGCGTGTCCTTCTTCCCGCACCTCGTGGCCGGCCCCATCATCCGGGCCAGCTTCATCATCCCCCAGGTCTACCGCAGGATCAGCATCACCCGGGAGGCCATGGGGCGCGGGGTGTTCCTCATCCTGTGCGGGCTCTTCAAGAAAGCCGTCATCGCGGATTTCATCAGCGTCAACTTCGTGGACCGGGTCTTCAGCTCCCCGCTCCAGTTCTCCGGGATCGAGAACCTGGCCGCCGTCTACGGCTACGCGGTGCAGATCTACTGCGATTTCTCGGGCTACTCGGACATCGCCATCGGGCTCGCGCTCCTGGTGGGGTTCACGCTCCCCGTCAACTTCGACGCCCCCTACCAGTCCGCCACCATCACCGAGTTCTGGCGGCGGTGGCACATTTCCCTCTCCTCCTGGCTGAAAGACTACCTCTACGTGCCGCTGGGGGGAAACCGTTGCGGGAAGGTCCGGACCTACGTGAACCTGATGCTCACCATGCTCCTCGGCGGGCTCTGGCACGGGGCCGGCTGGAGTTTCGTGTTCTGGGGCGGGCTGCACGGTGTGGCCCTCGCCCTGGACAAGATGCTCGGCCTCCCCCAGTGGTTCGCCCGGAGCGCCTGGCGGCGGGTCCTGGGCGTAGTGGTCACCTTCCACTTCGTGTGCCTGACCTGGATCTTCTTCCGGTCGGCGTCCTTCGAGGGCGCCATGGCGATGATCCGCCAGATCGGCTGGGGCTTTCACGCCGAGATCCTCCCGTCGCTGGTCTCGGGGTACCCGGCCGTGTTCGGGCTCATCGGCCTGGGGCTTCTCCTGCACTATCTCCCGCGAAGCGCCGAGCACCTTCTCGAAAGGGGGGTCACCCGGGTCGGGCTGGTCCCGCAGGCGGCGCTCATGGCCGGCATGATCTGGCTGATCATGCAGGTCAAGTCTTCCGACATCCAGCCGTTCATCTATTTCCAATTCTGA
- a CDS encoding M20/M25/M40 family metallo-hydrolase has protein sequence MKKRILDYFHSNRESVEREILSLLEEMVRERTINLVSDQLAAYPFLEFRGEEYRVARIVTGRLDGWNVPYETHARREGRPNVIAKIGRNVSGKRLLAASHMDIVPPGDGWESDPFTMTRKGDFVVGRGVLDNKGPLASSMIALRILGELGAAQGLSGQFQVAALSDEEAHDPDGIDYGIGFLMEAGKVDATMAIIPDIGENMKRIDIAEKGTNFIKVTSIGKQAHGSTPERGVNAVYAMARLIVELEKLQLAHEPHPLLGRPSLNLGQIKGGVAPNVVPGECTITLDIRAVPGMTPGGIIAELRGCCDRAGGEFRIDPIATSLPHDMNPDHELVRAIQANSREQLGFEPECFGMGGATFAKTLNLRGIPSVGWGPGDDEAFHMVNESVEVRQLVEFCRMLCLVSVDLLQ, from the coding sequence ATGAAGAAGCGAATCCTCGATTACTTCCATTCCAACCGCGAGAGCGTCGAGCGGGAGATCCTGTCGCTCCTGGAGGAGATGGTCCGCGAGCGCACCATCAACCTCGTCTCGGACCAGCTCGCCGCCTACCCCTTCCTGGAGTTCCGCGGCGAGGAATACCGGGTCGCCCGCATCGTGACCGGGCGGCTGGACGGCTGGAACGTGCCCTACGAGACCCACGCCCGCCGGGAAGGCCGCCCGAACGTGATCGCGAAGATCGGCCGGAACGTGTCGGGGAAGCGCCTCCTGGCGGCCTCCCACATGGACATCGTCCCCCCCGGCGACGGCTGGGAATCCGACCCCTTCACCATGACCCGGAAGGGGGACTTCGTGGTGGGCCGCGGGGTGCTGGACAACAAGGGCCCCCTGGCCTCCTCCATGATCGCGTTGCGCATCCTCGGCGAGCTGGGGGCCGCCCAGGGCTTGTCCGGCCAGTTCCAGGTGGCCGCCCTGTCCGACGAGGAAGCCCACGACCCCGACGGCATCGACTACGGGATCGGCTTTCTGATGGAGGCGGGGAAGGTCGATGCCACCATGGCCATCATTCCCGACATCGGCGAGAACATGAAACGGATCGACATCGCCGAGAAAGGGACCAACTTCATCAAGGTGACCTCCATCGGGAAGCAGGCCCACGGGTCGACCCCCGAGCGGGGCGTCAACGCCGTCTACGCCATGGCCCGGCTGATCGTGGAACTGGAGAAGCTCCAACTGGCTCACGAGCCGCACCCGCTCCTCGGCCGCCCCTCCCTCAACCTGGGGCAGATCAAGGGCGGCGTGGCGCCAAACGTGGTGCCCGGCGAGTGCACCATCACCCTCGACATCCGCGCCGTGCCGGGCATGACCCCCGGCGGCATCATCGCCGAACTCCGGGGGTGCTGCGACCGCGCGGGGGGCGAGTTCCGGATCGACCCCATCGCCACCTCCCTGCCCCACGACATGAACCCCGACCACGAACTCGTGCGGGCCATCCAGGCCAACAGCCGGGAGCAGTTGGGGTTCGAGCCGGAGTGCTTCGGGATGGGCGGGGCCACCTTCGCCAAGACCCTCAACCTCCGGGGGATCCCCTCCGTCGGTTGGGGCCCGGGGGACGACGAGGCTTTCCACATGGTAAACGAGTCCGTGGAGGTCCGGCAGTTGGTGGAGTTCTGCCGGATGCTCTGCCTGGTCTCCGTGGACCTGCTGCAGTGA
- a CDS encoding DUF480 domain-containing protein — MSWDTTTTGESSAPKPSPDSLSLDAGEVRVLGALIEKEVSTPAYYPLSLVALVNACNQKTNRRPVTAHSAEDVGAVLDGLREKRLVTFVSGGTHQVTKYKQNLTRLYAFDPEETAAVCVLMLRGPLTPGEIRQTAAGLHPFASLEAVDATLDRLAEFLHGPVVARLPRQPGQKEIRFAHLLAGPPPATLPPVDGADEPPDATVSLPSQAGQTGTIRRLEAEVAALRAELDDLKTRFEELRAQLGG, encoded by the coding sequence ATGTCGTGGGACACCACCACCACCGGGGAGAGCAGTGCGCCGAAACCGAGCCCGGACTCCCTGTCGCTCGACGCGGGGGAGGTCCGGGTGCTCGGGGCCCTGATCGAGAAAGAGGTGAGTACGCCAGCGTACTATCCCCTGAGCCTCGTGGCCCTGGTCAACGCCTGCAACCAGAAGACCAACCGCCGGCCCGTGACGGCCCATTCCGCCGAGGACGTCGGCGCCGTTCTCGACGGGCTGCGGGAAAAACGCCTCGTCACCTTCGTGTCGGGCGGGACGCACCAGGTGACGAAGTACAAGCAGAACCTCACCCGGCTCTACGCCTTCGACCCCGAGGAGACGGCCGCGGTCTGCGTGCTGATGCTGCGCGGCCCGCTGACCCCGGGGGAGATCCGGCAGACCGCCGCCGGCCTGCACCCCTTCGCCTCCCTGGAAGCCGTGGACGCCACCCTCGACCGACTGGCGGAGTTCCTGCACGGCCCGGTGGTCGCCCGGCTGCCCCGCCAGCCCGGGCAGAAGGAGATCCGCTTCGCCCACCTCCTGGCGGGGCCTCCCCCGGCGACTCTTCCCCCTGTCGACGGGGCCGACGAGCCCCCCGATGCGACGGTCTCCCTGCCCTCCCAGGCCGGGCAGACCGGGACGATCCGGCGGCTCGAGGCCGAGGTGGCCGCTCTCCGGGCGGAGCTGGACGATCTCAAGACCCGCTTCGAGGAACTCAGGGCCCAGCTGGGCGGCTGA
- a CDS encoding 3D domain-containing protein, which translates to MDPAVIPFGSILEVSAGPYSGIYYALDSGGLVKGPKVDIYIKTHRGAIQFGRRKVLLRVLRPGWGEDTPASLERDALAVRSAELRP; encoded by the coding sequence GTGGACCCGGCGGTCATCCCCTTCGGTTCCATTCTCGAAGTGTCGGCCGGACCCTACTCCGGGATCTACTATGCGCTCGACTCCGGGGGCCTGGTGAAAGGCCCGAAAGTCGACATCTACATCAAGACCCACCGGGGGGCCATCCAGTTCGGCCGCCGGAAAGTCCTGCTCCGGGTCCTCCGCCCCGGGTGGGGCGAAGACACCCCGGCCTCCCTCGAACGGGACGCCCTGGCGGTCCGATCGGCCGAACTCCGACCTTGA
- the topA gene encoding type I DNA topoisomerase, producing the protein MKKSLVIVESPAKAKTISKYLGDAFEVRASVGHIIDLPKKKLGVDVAHDFKTDYEVIPGKEKVVHELERAAKRADTVFLAADPDREGEAICQHLHDVVARENPRVFRVLFHEITREAVRKAFEHPGEIDRNLVQAQNTRRILDRLVGYKISPLLWQKVKRGLSAGRVQTVALRLIVDREREIRAFVSEEYWTFTAHLKAAKPPTFKARAVKLDGKKFKVANGEDAAALKAELEAAPFLVESVQKTLKKQQPRPPFITSKLQQEANRKFRFTARKTMQVAQKLYEGIEYGSEGSVGLITYMRTDSTRIAPSALEAVRGHILETYGKEYLPGKARLFQKSEGAQDAHEAIRPTDVRRTPEAVRPFLDSDQYKLYTLIWQRFVASQMEAAVFDHTDIKVAAGRCLFQATGDVLRFPGFLKVYKEVAEEGEQGPDGAAEGMLPPVEPKELLKLLELATLQQFTQPPQRYTEATLIKALEEKGIGRPSTYAQIVNVIQDREYVNKDEGKFSPSETGEIVIDLVTESFATLFNYDYTAGMEKDLDLIEQGKKNWLEELKTFYADFSKTLKKAEKEMKNLRQVVEETEETCDKCGASMQIRWGRFGRFLSCSRYPECKSARDLPNGKPTAAPAPAAAGEGEGAAEACDKCGAPMVLKKGRFGEFLSCSAYPECRNTRKIVKGKARPVVEPKVLDEACPVCGKPLAEKQGRYGTFVSCTGYPKCTYVKREMLGMKCPRPGCTGEIVVNRRGRGKVFYGCSNYPKCDFTSWTKPVAVACRECGSPYLVEKPSKKEGTILSCPAKGCRHHEKAPVPAGRPDPGEREPEKQSPSAREEP; encoded by the coding sequence ATGAAAAAATCACTCGTCATCGTGGAGTCGCCCGCCAAGGCGAAAACCATTTCCAAGTACCTGGGGGACGCCTTCGAGGTCAGGGCCTCCGTGGGCCACATCATCGACCTTCCGAAGAAGAAGCTCGGGGTGGACGTCGCCCACGATTTCAAGACCGACTACGAGGTCATCCCGGGGAAGGAAAAAGTCGTCCACGAGCTGGAGCGGGCGGCCAAGCGGGCGGACACCGTCTTCCTCGCGGCCGACCCGGACCGGGAGGGGGAAGCCATCTGCCAGCACCTCCACGACGTCGTCGCCCGGGAGAACCCCCGGGTCTTCCGCGTCCTCTTCCACGAGATCACCCGCGAGGCGGTCCGGAAGGCCTTCGAACACCCGGGGGAAATCGACCGGAACCTGGTGCAGGCCCAGAACACGCGCCGGATCCTGGACCGCCTCGTCGGGTACAAGATCAGCCCGCTCCTCTGGCAGAAGGTGAAGCGGGGCCTCTCCGCCGGGCGGGTGCAGACGGTGGCGCTGCGGCTGATCGTGGACCGCGAGCGGGAGATCCGGGCCTTCGTGTCGGAGGAGTACTGGACGTTCACCGCCCACCTCAAGGCCGCCAAACCGCCCACGTTCAAGGCCCGGGCCGTCAAGTTGGACGGGAAGAAGTTCAAGGTGGCCAACGGCGAGGACGCGGCCGCCTTGAAGGCCGAACTCGAGGCGGCCCCCTTCCTCGTCGAGTCCGTCCAGAAGACCCTCAAGAAGCAGCAGCCCCGGCCGCCCTTCATCACCAGCAAGCTCCAGCAGGAGGCCAACCGCAAATTCCGCTTCACGGCGCGCAAGACCATGCAGGTCGCCCAGAAGCTCTACGAGGGCATCGAGTACGGCAGCGAGGGGAGCGTCGGCCTGATCACCTACATGCGCACCGACTCCACACGGATCGCCCCGTCGGCCCTAGAGGCCGTCCGCGGGCACATCCTCGAGACCTACGGGAAAGAGTACCTCCCGGGAAAGGCGCGGCTTTTCCAGAAGTCCGAGGGGGCCCAGGACGCCCACGAGGCCATCCGCCCCACCGACGTCCGGCGGACCCCGGAGGCGGTCCGGCCGTTTCTGGACAGCGATCAGTACAAGCTCTACACGCTGATCTGGCAGCGCTTCGTCGCCTCCCAGATGGAGGCGGCCGTGTTCGACCACACGGACATCAAGGTGGCCGCCGGCCGGTGCCTCTTCCAGGCGACGGGGGACGTCCTGCGCTTCCCGGGCTTCCTCAAGGTTTACAAGGAAGTGGCCGAGGAGGGCGAGCAGGGGCCCGACGGCGCCGCCGAGGGGATGCTCCCGCCGGTGGAGCCGAAGGAACTGCTCAAGCTCCTCGAACTCGCCACCCTGCAGCAGTTCACCCAGCCCCCGCAGCGCTACACCGAGGCGACGCTCATCAAGGCGCTCGAGGAGAAGGGGATCGGCCGGCCCAGCACCTACGCACAGATCGTGAACGTGATCCAGGACCGCGAGTACGTCAACAAGGACGAAGGGAAATTCAGCCCCTCCGAAACCGGGGAGATCGTCATCGACCTGGTGACGGAGAGCTTCGCCACCCTCTTCAACTACGACTACACCGCCGGGATGGAGAAGGACCTGGACCTGATCGAGCAGGGGAAGAAGAACTGGCTCGAGGAGTTGAAGACCTTCTACGCCGACTTCTCGAAGACCCTGAAGAAGGCCGAGAAGGAGATGAAGAACCTCCGCCAGGTGGTGGAGGAGACCGAAGAGACGTGCGACAAGTGCGGGGCGTCCATGCAGATCCGGTGGGGGCGCTTCGGGCGCTTCCTGTCGTGCAGCCGTTACCCCGAGTGCAAGAGCGCCCGGGACCTGCCCAACGGCAAGCCCACCGCGGCGCCCGCCCCCGCGGCCGCCGGGGAAGGGGAGGGGGCCGCCGAGGCCTGCGACAAGTGCGGCGCCCCCATGGTCCTGAAGAAGGGGCGCTTCGGCGAGTTTCTCTCCTGCTCGGCTTACCCCGAGTGCAGGAACACCCGGAAGATCGTCAAGGGGAAGGCCAGGCCCGTCGTGGAGCCGAAGGTGCTCGACGAGGCCTGCCCCGTGTGCGGCAAGCCCCTGGCGGAGAAGCAGGGGCGCTACGGGACCTTCGTCTCCTGCACCGGCTACCCCAAGTGCACCTACGTGAAGCGGGAGATGCTGGGGATGAAGTGCCCCCGGCCGGGGTGCACCGGGGAGATCGTCGTCAACCGTCGCGGGCGGGGCAAGGTCTTCTACGGCTGTTCCAACTACCCCAAGTGCGACTTCACCAGCTGGACCAAGCCGGTGGCCGTGGCCTGCCGGGAGTGCGGCAGCCCCTACCTCGTGGAGAAGCCGTCGAAGAAGGAGGGGACGATCCTCTCCTGCCCCGCCAAGGGATGCCGCCACCACGAAAAGGCCCCCGTTCCCGCAGGTCGTCCCGACCCGGGCGAGAGGGAACCGGAAAAACAGAGTCCGTCTGCCAGGGAGGAACCATGA